In Limanda limanda chromosome 23, fLimLim1.1, whole genome shotgun sequence, a genomic segment contains:
- the gyg2 gene encoding glycogenin-2 isoform X1 produces MKMSDEAFITLATTNSYCKGATVVASSLRRHGTTRKIIAMVTPNISEKSRLGLESVFDEVLLVDVMDSEDRLHLSMLGRPELGITFTKIHCWTLTQYSKCVFLDADTMVLSNVDELFEREELSAAPDPGWPDCFNSGVFVFRPSLHTHARLLDHALQHGSYDGGDQGLLNSFFSSWPLADITKHLPFVYNLSASSIYSYLPAFQQFGHNAKIVHFLGGTKPWSSRPRDVNNSNTMGRFMSLWWKEYQSQTKPTPPGNQHAQDWDKPQQIQEQDAKMPFRDNVDRSNSLLTHLLPPTEEPHPPFEPKMGSGTDNTRFEEDTSAREDAQIQDSPPGAEDLAINKTATDPKEADREQEELERRTLWENGKADYLGKDAFQNIQKMLDCFLD; encoded by the exons ATGAAAATGTCAG ATGAGGCCTTCATCACCCTGGCCACCACCAACTCCTACTGCAAGGGAGCCACAGTGGTGGCAAGCAGTTTGAGGCGGCATGGGACAACTCGCAAGATCATTGCCATGGTCACACCAAACATCTCAGAAAAGTCAAG ACTTGGCCTTGAGAGTGTGTTTGATGAGGTCCTCCTGGTGGATGTGATGGACAGTGAGGACCGCCTCCACCTTTCAATGCTGGGACGTCCTGAGCTCGGTATCACCTTTACTAAGATCCATTGCTGGACTTTGACACAGTACAGCAAGTGTGTCTTTCTGGATGCTGATACGATG GTTTTGAGTAACGTGGACGAGCTGtttgagagagaggagctgtcTGCGGCTCCTGATCCTGGCTGGCCCGACTGTTTCAACTCGGGCGTGTTTGTCTTCAGACCGTCTCTCCACACCCACGCCAGGCTCCTGGATCATGCCCTGCAGCACGGGAGCTACGATG GAGGGGACCAGGGTCTGTTGAACTCTTTTTTCAGTAGCTGGCCGCTGGCAGACATCACTAAGCACCTGCCGTTTGTCTACAACCTCAGTGCCAGCTCCATCTACAGTTACCTCCCTGCTTTCCAACA GTTTGGCCACAATGCAAAGATTGTTCATTTCCTTGGAGGAACTAAACCCTGGAGCTCCCGTCCGAGGGATGTCAACAACTCAAACACCATGGGACGGTTTATGTCACTGTGGTGGAAGGAATACCAGAGTCAAACAAAACCAACTCCACCAGGGAACCAGCACGCTCAAGACTGGGATAAACCACAGCAG ATCCAAGAACAAGACGCCAAGATGCCATTTAGAGACAACGTGGACAGGTCCAATTCCCTGCTCACACATCTTCTACCTCCAACTGAGGAGCCTCATCCACCGTTTGAGCCAAAGATG GGTTCCGGCACAGACAACACACGTTTTGAAGAAGACACAAGCGCACGTGAGGATGCTCAGATCCAGGACTCGCCTCCGGGTGCAGAGGATTTGGCGATTAACAAAACTGCTACGGATCCT AAGGAAGCAGACAGAGAGCAAGAGGAGCTGGAACGCCGCACGCTGTGGGAGAATGGAAAGGCCGACTATCTGGGCAAAGACGCTTTCCAAAACATCCAGAAGATGCTGGATTGTTTCCTGGATTAG
- the gyg2 gene encoding glycogenin-2 isoform X2 codes for MKMSDEAFITLATTNSYCKGATVVASSLRRHGTTRKIIAMVTPNISEKSRLGLESVFDEVLLVDVMDSEDRLHLSMLGRPELGITFTKIHCWTLTQYSKCVFLDADTMVLSNVDELFEREELSAAPDPGWPDCFNSGVFVFRPSLHTHARLLDHALQHGSYDGGDQGLLNSFFSSWPLADITKHLPFVYNLSASSIYSYLPAFQQFGHNAKIVHFLGGTKPWSSRPRDVNNSNTMGRFMSLWWKEYQSQTKPTPPGNQHAQDWDKPQQIQEQDAKMPFRDNVDRSNSLLTHLLPPTEEPHPPFEPKMGSGTDNTRFEEDTSAREDAQIQDSPPGAEDLAINKTATDPEADREQEELERRTLWENGKADYLGKDAFQNIQKMLDCFLD; via the exons ATGAAAATGTCAG ATGAGGCCTTCATCACCCTGGCCACCACCAACTCCTACTGCAAGGGAGCCACAGTGGTGGCAAGCAGTTTGAGGCGGCATGGGACAACTCGCAAGATCATTGCCATGGTCACACCAAACATCTCAGAAAAGTCAAG ACTTGGCCTTGAGAGTGTGTTTGATGAGGTCCTCCTGGTGGATGTGATGGACAGTGAGGACCGCCTCCACCTTTCAATGCTGGGACGTCCTGAGCTCGGTATCACCTTTACTAAGATCCATTGCTGGACTTTGACACAGTACAGCAAGTGTGTCTTTCTGGATGCTGATACGATG GTTTTGAGTAACGTGGACGAGCTGtttgagagagaggagctgtcTGCGGCTCCTGATCCTGGCTGGCCCGACTGTTTCAACTCGGGCGTGTTTGTCTTCAGACCGTCTCTCCACACCCACGCCAGGCTCCTGGATCATGCCCTGCAGCACGGGAGCTACGATG GAGGGGACCAGGGTCTGTTGAACTCTTTTTTCAGTAGCTGGCCGCTGGCAGACATCACTAAGCACCTGCCGTTTGTCTACAACCTCAGTGCCAGCTCCATCTACAGTTACCTCCCTGCTTTCCAACA GTTTGGCCACAATGCAAAGATTGTTCATTTCCTTGGAGGAACTAAACCCTGGAGCTCCCGTCCGAGGGATGTCAACAACTCAAACACCATGGGACGGTTTATGTCACTGTGGTGGAAGGAATACCAGAGTCAAACAAAACCAACTCCACCAGGGAACCAGCACGCTCAAGACTGGGATAAACCACAGCAG ATCCAAGAACAAGACGCCAAGATGCCATTTAGAGACAACGTGGACAGGTCCAATTCCCTGCTCACACATCTTCTACCTCCAACTGAGGAGCCTCATCCACCGTTTGAGCCAAAGATG GGTTCCGGCACAGACAACACACGTTTTGAAGAAGACACAAGCGCACGTGAGGATGCTCAGATCCAGGACTCGCCTCCGGGTGCAGAGGATTTGGCGATTAACAAAACTGCTACGGATCCT GAAGCAGACAGAGAGCAAGAGGAGCTGGAACGCCGCACGCTGTGGGAGAATGGAAAGGCCGACTATCTGGGCAAAGACGCTTTCCAAAACATCCAGAAGATGCTGGATTGTTTCCTGGATTAG